One stretch of Chitinophaga pendula DNA includes these proteins:
- a CDS encoding proline iminopeptidase-family hydrolase, which translates to MKKNIVLLTAALAACTSGLYSAANAQQKNAKEVSLKEYLTDPSTGLKTGGVQVIPIKTPKGTFNIWTKRVGNNPTIKMLLLNGGPGATHEYFECFESFLPAEGIEFIYYDQLGCGNSDNPKDTSLWDLPRFVEEVEQIRQALKLDKDNFYLLGHSWGGILGLDYALKYQQHLKGLIISDMMCSAPDYQRYADEVLSKQLDPQVLKEIRDIEAKGDFENPRYMQLLMPNFYEKHICRIPVAQWPEPLSRSFSKINQSLYVTMQGPSEFGISGKLEKWDRKADLKKLYVPVLTIGAKYDTMDPEHMKWMSTQVQKGSFLYCPNGSHACTYDDQEIYMKGLIKFVKAVDNGKSKITY; encoded by the coding sequence ATGAAGAAAAACATCGTGCTATTAACAGCCGCCCTGGCCGCTTGTACAAGCGGTCTGTACTCCGCCGCAAATGCCCAGCAAAAGAACGCTAAAGAGGTCTCCCTAAAAGAATACCTCACCGACCCCTCCACAGGACTAAAAACAGGGGGCGTACAGGTCATCCCGATCAAAACACCCAAAGGCACCTTCAACATATGGACCAAACGGGTGGGCAATAACCCCACCATCAAAATGCTCCTGCTCAATGGCGGCCCCGGCGCCACACACGAATATTTTGAGTGTTTTGAAAGCTTCCTCCCCGCTGAAGGCATCGAATTCATCTACTACGATCAGCTGGGCTGCGGCAACTCCGACAATCCTAAAGATACCTCCCTCTGGGACCTGCCCCGGTTCGTAGAAGAAGTAGAACAAATACGCCAGGCCCTCAAACTCGATAAAGACAATTTCTACCTCCTCGGTCACTCCTGGGGCGGGATCCTGGGCCTCGACTACGCCCTCAAATACCAACAACACCTCAAAGGATTGATCATCTCCGATATGATGTGCAGCGCCCCCGACTACCAGCGATACGCCGATGAAGTACTGTCCAAACAACTGGACCCTCAGGTGCTCAAAGAGATCCGTGACATCGAAGCAAAAGGTGATTTCGAAAATCCCCGCTACATGCAACTACTCATGCCTAACTTCTACGAAAAACACATTTGCCGTATCCCGGTAGCACAATGGCCGGAACCACTCAGCCGCTCCTTCTCCAAGATCAATCAATCCCTCTACGTTACCATGCAGGGGCCCAGCGAATTCGGTATCTCCGGCAAACTGGAAAAATGGGATAGAAAAGCAGACCTGAAAAAATTGTATGTCCCTGTTCTTACGATCGGTGCCAAATACGATACCATGGACCCCGAACATATGAAATGGATGTCCACGCAGGTACAGAAAGGAAGCTTCCTCTATTGCCCCAATGGCAGCCACGCCTGCACATACGATGACCAGGAAATATATATGAAAGGCCTCATCAAATTCGTAAAAGCAGTCGATAATGGCAAATCCAAAATAACCTACTAA
- a CDS encoding FMN-dependent NADH-azoreductase produces the protein MKKILHVMSSPRGSLSFSIQLGNVIVSKLQARYPDSILLETDLTKRPLPHLDDDHVSAFLTPADKRTPAQQAKNKESDQVVQEVMDADIIVIGAPLYNYGIHSSLKIWIDHLIRVGLTFRYTENGFEGLVKGKKTYIAMSSGAVYSDGPMQSYDFVVPYLKAVLAHIGITDITVARVEGTAIPGIKEHAWEKGCNAIEI, from the coding sequence ATGAAAAAAATACTGCACGTCATGTCCAGCCCAAGAGGCAGCCTCTCTTTCAGCATCCAGCTGGGAAATGTCATCGTCAGCAAACTACAGGCCCGCTATCCGGACAGCATACTGCTGGAAACAGACCTCACCAAACGCCCACTGCCGCACCTGGATGACGACCACGTAAGTGCATTCCTCACACCAGCCGACAAAAGAACACCTGCCCAACAAGCAAAAAACAAAGAATCCGATCAGGTCGTACAAGAGGTCATGGACGCAGATATCATCGTGATCGGCGCCCCCTTATACAACTATGGCATACACTCCTCCCTTAAAATATGGATCGACCACCTCATAAGAGTCGGCCTGACATTCCGCTATACTGAAAATGGCTTCGAAGGCCTTGTAAAAGGGAAAAAAACCTACATCGCCATGTCCTCCGGTGCCGTATATTCCGATGGCCCCATGCAATCATACGACTTCGTAGTACCCTATCTCAAAGCAGTACTCGCACATATCGGTATCACAGACATCACCGTCGCCAGAGTCGAGGGCACCGCCATCCCCGGCATCAAAGAACACGCCTGGGAAAAAGGATGTAATGCCATCGAAATATAA
- a CDS encoding dihydroxyacetone kinase subunit DhaK — protein MKFFINESDQIVHESIDGLLANPLLAKLGSFPAVRVVLRRDWDKSRVAIVSGGGSGHEPAHAGFVGKGMLTAAVCGDIFASPSVDAVLSAILAVTGPAGCLLVIKNYTGDRLNFGLAAEQARALGYKVATVTVNDDIALGKDVNRRGLAGTLFVHKVAGQLAEEGRSLEEVAAVAQGVIDRTISIGLSLTECALPGRAHAPRLGAEEAELGLGIHGEPGAAIVPYAAADQLMSQAMTVLAGYLPAANGRYAMLLNNMGGVSPIEMQLLVQSFRKTALAEQVVYITGPGAFMSSINMNGFSVSLVLLDDTIERALLAPAAPVHWQLHAFSAPQEVEAPTLPPIHAFAPSVQPAVQLVIQVIGQLLVDSEEAINALDGKVGDGDAGSTFSLAGKRLLAQGDQLPFADTGALLLTIGRLLAREAGGSSGVLLSILFTAAGNAYTVDPDWRKALVAGLAQMKALGGAKPGDRTMVDALEPALTALAQHASLATVAARARAGAEHTKSITHTQFGRSSYLPAAILQDVPDPGAEIVARVFEQLAAVIR, from the coding sequence ATGAAGTTTTTCATCAATGAAAGTGATCAGATCGTCCATGAAAGTATAGACGGGTTATTGGCGAATCCTTTATTAGCGAAGCTCGGGAGTTTCCCGGCAGTGCGGGTGGTGCTTCGTCGTGACTGGGATAAGTCGCGGGTGGCGATCGTATCGGGAGGCGGCTCGGGTCATGAGCCTGCGCATGCTGGTTTTGTGGGGAAGGGGATGCTGACGGCGGCGGTATGCGGGGATATCTTTGCGTCTCCCTCTGTAGATGCGGTATTATCGGCTATACTGGCGGTTACGGGGCCTGCGGGCTGCCTGTTGGTGATCAAAAACTATACGGGGGATCGTCTGAATTTCGGCTTGGCGGCGGAGCAGGCCCGTGCGTTGGGTTATAAGGTAGCGACGGTGACGGTGAACGATGATATTGCGTTGGGGAAGGACGTTAACCGGCGGGGGCTGGCAGGTACGCTGTTCGTGCATAAGGTAGCGGGGCAGCTGGCGGAGGAGGGGCGATCTTTGGAGGAAGTGGCAGCTGTTGCGCAAGGTGTTATTGACCGGACGATCTCTATCGGGTTGTCGTTGACGGAGTGTGCTCTTCCGGGCAGGGCGCATGCTCCGCGGCTGGGTGCGGAAGAGGCGGAATTGGGGTTGGGCATACACGGCGAGCCCGGGGCGGCGATAGTACCCTATGCTGCTGCGGACCAGCTGATGTCGCAGGCAATGACGGTATTGGCTGGTTATCTGCCCGCAGCAAACGGGCGGTATGCGATGTTGTTGAACAATATGGGCGGTGTGAGCCCTATTGAGATGCAGTTGTTGGTACAATCTTTCCGTAAGACGGCGTTAGCGGAGCAGGTAGTGTACATTACGGGGCCCGGAGCGTTTATGTCTTCTATCAATATGAACGGTTTTTCTGTGTCGCTGGTATTGCTGGATGATACTATTGAGCGGGCGTTGCTGGCGCCGGCGGCACCTGTGCACTGGCAGCTGCATGCTTTTTCTGCCCCGCAGGAGGTGGAGGCCCCTACCCTTCCTCCTATTCATGCTTTTGCGCCCTCGGTGCAACCGGCTGTGCAGTTGGTTATCCAGGTGATTGGGCAGTTGCTGGTGGATTCGGAAGAAGCGATCAATGCATTGGATGGTAAGGTAGGCGACGGTGATGCCGGTTCTACTTTTTCGTTAGCGGGCAAACGGTTGCTGGCGCAGGGAGATCAGTTACCATTTGCGGATACCGGCGCTTTGTTGCTAACGATAGGGCGGTTGCTGGCGAGGGAAGCCGGAGGTTCCAGCGGCGTGTTGTTATCGATATTATTTACGGCTGCCGGCAATGCCTATACGGTGGATCCCGACTGGCGAAAGGCTTTGGTAGCGGGATTAGCACAAATGAAGGCCTTGGGCGGAGCGAAGCCCGGGGACCGTACGATGGTGGATGCGCTGGAGCCGGCGCTTACGGCGTTAGCACAACATGCCTCGCTGGCTACGGTGGCGGCGCGGGCACGTGCCGGTGCGGAGCACACTAAAAGCATCACGCATACACAATTTGGCCGTTCTTCCTATTTACCGGCGGCGATCCTGCAGGATGTTCCCGATCCGGGAGCGGAGATCGTAGCCCGGGTATTTGAGCAGCTGGCGGCTGTCATCAGATAA
- a CDS encoding TolB family protein, giving the protein MSSWRLSSDKSIFFCFIDHHHYIADLEYRTNKTFTQANLVAQMNFEEWEDVVVSADGSKLAFAGGKHIWIMNVDGSGLTQVTDSDQVEVAPTFSPDGKLLVLGTGYRITGPFGHLWYLVIIPADGKKYNVTDGRMVLPVQPLILDKETRPEAASGNMLWR; this is encoded by the coding sequence TTGAGCAGCTGGCGGCTGTCATCAGATAAATCCATATTCTTTTGCTTTATTGATCATCATCACTACATTGCCGACCTGGAATACCGGACGAATAAGACCTTCACACAAGCCAACCTGGTGGCGCAAATGAACTTTGAGGAATGGGAGGATGTGGTTGTGAGTGCGGACGGAAGTAAGTTAGCTTTTGCCGGCGGAAAACATATCTGGATAATGAATGTTGACGGGAGTGGGTTGACACAGGTGACGGACAGTGACCAGGTGGAGGTGGCGCCTACGTTTTCGCCTGACGGTAAATTGCTGGTATTGGGCACTGGTTACCGGATCACGGGGCCATTCGGGCATCTGTGGTACCTGGTTATCATTCCTGCTGACGGCAAAAAATATAATGTCACAGACGGGCGCATGGTATTGCCGGTACAGCCACTTATTCTTGATAAAGAGACGAGGCCGGAGGCAGCGAGTGGGAATATGTTATGGCGTTAG
- a CDS encoding protein-glutamine glutaminase family protein has protein sequence MKKLFLGFIAVLALTVVSIVSCKKSEQTPISTPADNDIVLLGNYIPFSYNVNGKEDATVGFLQSAQPFSVDPSKAANGAYVDLLKAGIDKSTPVEVYVYRNTRTIAKVKPASDEAMARYRQALVAPAKTEALPTIPSEAALTTLFNQLKAAPIPFKFASDGCYARAHKMRQMILAAGYDADKLFVYGNLAASTGTCCVSWSYHVAPLVNVKTANGTVQQRILDPSLFTAPVAVSTWLNACRNTGCVSTANYTTTRQMPGAVYFIASTGNSPLYDNSYAHTNCVIAGYTGLVGCGIPPTLNCPL, from the coding sequence ATGAAAAAACTATTTCTCGGTTTCATTGCAGTGCTGGCCCTTACTGTGGTGAGTATTGTATCCTGTAAGAAAAGCGAACAAACGCCTATCAGCACTCCTGCTGACAATGACATTGTATTGTTAGGCAACTACATTCCTTTTAGCTACAACGTTAATGGAAAAGAAGATGCAACGGTAGGTTTCTTACAATCTGCTCAACCTTTCAGCGTAGATCCTTCTAAAGCTGCTAACGGCGCTTATGTAGATCTATTGAAAGCTGGTATTGACAAGTCTACTCCGGTAGAAGTGTATGTGTACAGAAACACCAGAACGATTGCTAAAGTAAAGCCAGCTTCTGATGAGGCGATGGCGAGATATCGTCAGGCGTTGGTGGCTCCTGCTAAAACAGAAGCGCTGCCTACTATTCCCAGCGAGGCTGCCTTGACTACGCTGTTCAATCAGTTGAAGGCTGCTCCGATTCCTTTCAAATTTGCTTCTGACGGTTGTTATGCACGTGCACACAAGATGCGTCAGATGATCCTAGCTGCTGGTTATGATGCAGACAAACTGTTTGTATATGGTAATCTGGCTGCTTCTACCGGTACTTGTTGTGTAAGCTGGTCTTACCATGTAGCGCCGCTGGTAAACGTTAAAACTGCGAATGGTACTGTACAGCAACGTATCCTTGATCCCTCATTGTTCACTGCTCCGGTAGCTGTTAGCACTTGGTTGAATGCCTGCCGCAACACCGGTTGTGTATCTACCGCTAATTACACTACTACCCGTCAGATGCCTGGCGCTGTGTATTTCATTGCTTCTACCGGTAACAGTCCGTTGTATGATAACAGCTATGCTCACACTAACTGTGTAATTGCCGGTTATACTGGTCTGGTTGGTTGTGGTATTCCTCCTACCTTAAACTGTCCGCTGTAA
- a CDS encoding PorP/SprF family type IX secretion system membrane protein: MGRLYKICCLLLISCTIAKVIRSQDVGFSQFYDQPLLRNPALAGIFTGDVRLTGSYRNQWQSVTIPYRTFGLSTEVKLPANIASDDNITLGLQLLRDVAGSSEFSTTQIMPAINYSLPLSREKNSYLSLGFMGGILQQRFDPSKLVFNDQFVSGSNGTFSVLPSSRQVFNNTSVNYFDLSTGISYNGVFKEEVNYFVGVGMFHITRPKVGFFDGKTITLNSKLALNAGLSAPTSETDRIILYADYFKQYGKNFSPAGISTLQIGAMFSRDLFIGADEQKFTAGLLYRLNDAIIPVIQVQQGKFALGLSYDVNIDKLAAAAQHRGGFELTLSFRDFLNNRLSERRQSLCPRF, encoded by the coding sequence ATGGGACGTTTATATAAAATATGCTGCCTGCTGTTGATAAGCTGTACAATAGCAAAGGTGATCCGCTCACAGGATGTCGGCTTCTCTCAGTTCTATGACCAGCCGTTATTACGCAATCCCGCCTTGGCAGGTATCTTCACCGGCGACGTTCGTCTCACCGGCTCCTACCGCAATCAATGGCAAAGTGTAACCATCCCTTACAGGACCTTCGGCCTCAGCACAGAGGTCAAACTACCGGCCAACATCGCCAGCGACGACAACATAACCCTCGGCCTCCAGCTACTCAGAGATGTAGCCGGCTCCTCCGAATTCAGCACCACCCAGATCATGCCTGCCATCAACTACAGCCTGCCCCTGAGCCGCGAGAAAAATTCCTACTTGTCACTGGGATTTATGGGTGGCATACTGCAACAGCGTTTTGATCCTTCCAAACTGGTCTTCAACGACCAGTTCGTATCCGGAAGTAATGGCACCTTCAGCGTCCTGCCTTCCTCTCGCCAGGTGTTCAACAACACCAGCGTCAACTACTTCGACCTCTCTACCGGTATCAGTTATAATGGCGTCTTCAAAGAAGAAGTGAATTATTTCGTTGGCGTGGGAATGTTCCACATCACCCGCCCTAAAGTCGGCTTCTTCGATGGAAAAACAATCACCCTCAATAGTAAACTGGCCTTAAATGCCGGCCTTTCCGCACCTACCAGCGAAACCGACCGCATCATTCTATACGCCGACTACTTCAAACAATATGGGAAAAACTTCTCACCAGCAGGTATCAGCACCTTGCAGATAGGTGCCATGTTTAGCCGCGATCTCTTCATCGGCGCTGACGAACAGAAATTTACAGCAGGATTGTTATATCGGCTGAATGATGCTATCATCCCCGTTATACAAGTACAGCAAGGCAAATTTGCACTGGGCCTTAGCTATGATGTCAATATCGATAAGCTGGCAGCAGCTGCCCAGCATAGAGGAGGCTTCGAATTGACACTCTCTTTCCGCGACTTCCTTAACAACCGCCTCAGCGAACGCCGTCAATCCCTGTGCCCACGCTTCTAA